A genomic window from Salvia miltiorrhiza cultivar Shanhuang (shh) chromosome 5, IMPLAD_Smil_shh, whole genome shotgun sequence includes:
- the LOC131025746 gene encoding uncharacterized protein LOC131025746, with protein MTCRRKRREHGRYKEDKRAKTSRFHPINNRSPFSDDILADTLPRSYKPISLDYDGTTDPEVHLNRFEGLVTLHMYTEGIKCRIFSTTLTGLAQLWFGTLAPNSIRSFEELQVRFLRQFASSRRVGKSALSLMDIKHDQNEILREYTARFNLAALEVPEAESQIKNCAYVRGLKPGLFFDELQIRPARDFDDIMSRLPGYLQLEDARMARKAENDKHKAKRAEEAPERQRHQEGPLSEDYPLGAPGTYRDGQPQQGPNNKLCEYHNAYGHFTKHCGHLKHQLEFLVRAGNLDQFIARGNEAQAQRQEQRNEPRQDQGNNRDRRPEENWDSYRGGAEGRVPPFPYRIEVHMIFGENGIPTSNRAKKQVVRAVNLGYYPKQVMEITSAADEPTITFGSEDLRTLMYPHDDALVIMADIASYIVHRVFIDSGSAVNILYLECLQNMGVEAHNEPTNAPLFGFGGEMVMPIGFVELSLTLGYADASKTKVIRFLVVDMPKPSYNVILGRPALTTFRAIISMFHLKMKFPIGGGRVGEVWGDQKASKACHVQMFTHSSGQKRERITEGPDTRKNGKVGEVNAPAEERQELAGLLKDRDSAEKTALVSTSDVGNMIELFPGQEGFQTKIGSSMDEQTTGELINCLRRNADVFAFSTADLKGIDRGLAEHCLNVDLRVKPVKQRTRHFGAEKDAAIRE; from the exons ATGACGTGCAGAAGGAAAAGAAGGGAACATGGGAGATACAAGGAGGACAAGAGGGCCAAGACGTCAAGGTTCCACCCCATCAACAACCGTAGTCCTTTTTCCGATGACATCCTGGCGGATACTTTGCCAAGAAGCTACAAACCCATTTCTCTGGATTACGATGGTACCACtgatccggaggtacacctcaaccgGTTTGAGGGACTGGTTACTCTACACATGTatactgagggcatcaagtgccgcataTTCTCCACCACGCTGACTGGCCTCGCCCAGCTGTGGTTTGGGACGCTTGCCCCAAATTCCATCCGTTCGTTTGAGGAATTACAAGTGCGTTTTCTGAGGCAGTTCGCAAGCTCGCGAAGAGTTGGGAAGTCAGCTCTTTCCCTGATGGACATCAAACATGATCAGAATGAAATACTGCGGGAGTATACTGCCAGGTtcaatctcgctgctctggaggtgccagaggcggaatcTCAAATCAAGAATTGTGCCTATGTCAGAGGGCTCAAGCCGGGGCTCTTCTTTGATGAGCTGCAAATCAGACCGGCCAGGGACTTCGACGATATCATGTCTAGATTACCGGGGTATTTACAATTGGAGGATGCCAGGATGGCAAGGAAAGCTGAAAATGACAAACATAAGGCTAAAAGAGCCGAGGAAGCACCAGAGAGGCAGCGACACCAGGAAGGGCCCCTTTCAGAGGATTACCCCCTAGG GGCGCCCGGGACTTACAGAGATGGGCAGCCCCAACAAGGACCCAACAACAAACTGTGCGAGTATCACAATGCCTATGGGCATTTCACCAAACATTGCGGGCATCTGAAGCATCAGTTGGAATTTTTGGTGCGAGCAGGTAATTTGGATCAATTTATAGCTCGAGGGAACGAAGCCCAAGCACAGAGGCAAGAACAGAGAAATGAGCCCCGACAAGATCAGGGGAACAACCGAGACCGAAGGCCAGAGGAAAACTGGGATAGTTATCGAGGAGGAGCAGAGGGTCGGGTACCTCCATTCCCATACCGAATAGAGGTGCACATGATCTTTGGGGAAAATGGGATACCTACATCCAACAGGGCCAAGAAACAAGTTGTACGAGCGGTGAACTTAGGATACTACCCTAAACAAGTTATGGAGATTACAAGTGCGGCAGATGAGCCAACTATTACCTTTGGATCCGAGGATCTGAGGACGCTTATGTATCCACACGACGATGCGTTGGTTATCATGGCAGATATAGCCAGTTACATCGTTCATCGTGTTTTCATAGACTCGGGCAGTGCAGTAAATATCTTGTATTTGGAATGCCTCCAGAACATGGGAGTCGAAGCACACAATGAGCCAACAAACGCCCCTTTATTCGGATTTGGGGGGGAAATGGTCATGCCCATAGGTTTCGTGGAGCTATCGTTAACTCTCGGCTATGCAGATGCTAGCAAAACCAAGGTAATACGATTCTTGGTGGTGGATATGCCAAAACCATCCTACAATGTGATACTCGGCCGTCCCGCCTTGACGACGTTCAGGGCAATAATCTCCATGTTCCACCtaaaaatgaaattccccatcggagggggaagagtgggagaagtctGGGGTGACCAGAAAGCATCGAAAGCATGCCATGTACAAATGTTTACACATTCCTCGGGGCAAAAAAGGGAAAGAATCACAGAGGGACCGGATACCCGGAAAAATGGAAAGGTTGGCGAAGTAAATGCCCCAGCAGAGGAGCGTCAGGAGCTGGCAGGATTACTGAAAGATCGGGACAGTGCAGAGAAGACTGCCCTGGTTTCCACCAGTGACGTGGGCAATATGATAGAACTATTTCCTGGGCAAGAGGGTTTTCAGACCAAGATTGGGTCTTCCATGGACGAACAAACCACAggggaattaattaattgcctCCGAAGAAATGCGGATGTATTTGCCTTTAGCACAGCCGATTTGAAGGGAATAGACAGAGGGTTGGCAGAGCATTGTCTCAATGTGGATCTTAGGGTCAAGCCAGTGAAGCAAAGAACGAGACACTTTGGGGCTGAGAAGGACGCTGCAATCAGGGAATAA